Part of the Vigna angularis cultivar LongXiaoDou No.4 chromosome 1, ASM1680809v1, whole genome shotgun sequence genome, aaataaagttaagataaccaaaacttAAGGAATAAAAATTGCGTAGAAAGAAATCCAGagactaataattaaaaattaagcactaaaatttaaaataaaataatgatcaAAATTGTATATTCAGTCAATATAGAAggtaaaattacaattaaatctttattttagaTGTAAAACATTGTGTTAATTAGGTCACTTATTATGAAACCTTACTGATAATTCTTCTTCTAAAGATTTTGTGATGCATTTATGATTGTGAATAAGTGGATATTACAAAAGTTAAGAGAGTCTGAATTTGTCTAAGTCATATACTCTTAAaggatttatatatcaaaacaCTTCTTACACTTCTAaaactaataaagaaaaagataggtATAggatatataaagttttaagtttCATTTAGATTTTGAATGCACAGTTTAATTCAAATCTTACCATTTGTTTCTCCTAATGTATCCATCCATGACTTAAAATCTATATcgatatcaaatttattttaacgaGATTGAAGATCCAAATTGGCATGAATATGCTTCGGTCTTagtaattatgtaattattgtAAAGAagcatctgaaaaaaaaaacatatgccTAAGTTTAACAgctataaaaaaaaaggacacTTAGACCAGGACAAATACTGTTCTGGAGCTATAAATGTCTGGATTTAGGAACAAACTTTGTTGGAGGAGGTTAATATCTCAAATAGCATAGAAGTTCAACATGGAATGTACGAAAAAGGTTGGAGGACGAATCGGGAAAATATCTATAACCTTGCTAGAAAAAGAATGACAAAAGAGGCATAAACCAATTTCTTGCTCGATGAGATAAACGCACCAACAACTCATATTTTCCTAGAGTTTGAAAACATGAAGGAACTTCTATATGCACTAGTATAATCTCATTTGAAAGAGAATGGAAGAGTAAGCAATAGTTGCACAATCTGGAAACAAGAGGGATTGAAAAACCAGAATAGTTGATGATCAGAACACTAAATTCTCTTGCATGCATATACTACTACAGCCTAAAATCAAAAGGAAATTGAGAAAAACTGTTAGCAGAAGAAAGATTCAGAAAGGACGAACATAAGTTACCATTTCCAAATTATTCCCATGAAAGTGAGAATATatacattcatatatatatatattcataattattgGATTCTGAAAAGCAGTATAAAATACATATTACCAGAGACGGTATGAAAGAAAGTGAGAATGGCGCGGTGAGGGAGTCACTCAGGGAACGTGAGAGTGGTGATGAGAGGCTCGAAATGGGGGAAGCGAGCGAGGAGGTAAGAAGGTTTAGCGAGCTCGAAGTCCTGGTACTGAAACGCAGGTGCACAGGTGCATCCTACAAGAGAGTAGTTCCTCTCACCGTCTCTGGGAGGTGCAGCAGCAGTTTTGAAGACACCATCGGTGGAGAAGGAGTAATCGTTGGTGGGAAAGGAGCCAAACCAGACGTTGGGAGGGACCGTGTACTGCGGCATCTGATTCTCACCGAGATCCGATCCAAGGCAAGTGAACTTCACACTCCCATCTTTCTCATCCAATTCCACAATCTGGAGAAGggttaaaagaatttaattaaagtgaaaaattgaattgatATTAGgttaaagagagagagaagcaTGCGTACGGTGAGAGGG contains:
- the LOC108337424 gene encoding uncharacterized protein LOC108337424, translating into MSLTASEITKKLNLQPHPEGGFYIETFRDHSVHLSTSQLPPEYKVDRPVSTSIYFLLPSGTFSRLHRIPCAETWHHYIGDPLTIVELDEKDGSVKFTCLGSDLGENQMPQYTVPPNVWFGSFPTNDYSFSTDGVFKTAAAPPRDGERNYSLVGCTCAPAFQYQDFELAKPSYLLARFPHFEPLITTLTFPE